A genomic window from Microvirga sp. TS319 includes:
- a CDS encoding phosphatidylserine/phosphatidylglycerophosphate/cardiolipin synthase family protein has protein sequence MHLVTNQPGLSAQPYRTALDELRMERAFSRIADSDLRHGNAVRLLRNSKENYPAWLDAIGSAQAVIHFENFIIADDATGRLFAEALMERARAGVKVRVLYDWLGSSFRALPAFWRRLREAGVEARVFNPPRLTDPFWIRRNHRKLITVDGRIGFVSGLCISDSWEGGKEAEPWRDTGISVEGPMVADLDAAFAESWVLAGMRAIPKSDLPRADAIPHAGAVAARLISGEPGMFRTYRVDQFIAATAQRNLWLTDAYFVATTSYVQALGEAARDGVDVRLLVPGSSDVPALQPIVRAGYRSLIEAGIRVFEWNGSMLHAKTAVVDGRWARVGSTNLNLASWATNWELDVIVEDADFAGQMEAMYLEDLANATEIVPGSYSRRRRARNMRSRRSPRFKRGGVRRLAAGALALSSSIGKAMGSRSLTATETSSIAIIGCALLALAVAITVFPVVIIAPIVIGLIWFGLALLIRSLHLKRRVRLRRRKLAIRRRLSKIKDEAASAGE, from the coding sequence ATGCATCTCGTGACGAACCAGCCCGGTCTGTCGGCTCAACCCTATCGCACTGCCCTGGACGAACTCCGCATGGAGCGCGCCTTCTCGCGGATCGCGGACAGCGACCTGCGCCACGGCAACGCGGTCAGGCTGCTCAGGAACTCCAAGGAGAACTATCCGGCCTGGCTGGATGCGATCGGGTCGGCTCAGGCCGTGATTCATTTCGAAAACTTCATCATTGCGGACGACGCAACGGGCCGCCTGTTCGCGGAGGCCCTCATGGAACGGGCCCGCGCAGGCGTGAAGGTCCGTGTTCTCTACGATTGGCTCGGATCGTCCTTTCGCGCCCTCCCGGCCTTCTGGCGGCGGCTGCGCGAAGCCGGTGTGGAGGCCCGGGTCTTCAACCCGCCCCGCCTGACGGATCCGTTCTGGATCCGGCGCAACCACCGCAAGCTGATCACGGTTGACGGCCGGATCGGCTTCGTGTCGGGCCTGTGCATCTCCGACAGCTGGGAAGGCGGCAAGGAGGCCGAGCCCTGGCGCGACACCGGGATTTCCGTGGAAGGCCCGATGGTGGCCGATCTCGACGCGGCCTTTGCCGAGAGCTGGGTGCTCGCGGGCATGCGGGCCATTCCGAAATCCGACCTGCCCCGGGCCGACGCGATTCCCCATGCGGGCGCCGTGGCCGCGCGGCTCATCAGCGGCGAGCCCGGCATGTTCCGCACCTATCGCGTCGACCAGTTCATCGCCGCCACGGCCCAGCGCAATCTCTGGCTCACCGACGCCTATTTCGTCGCCACCACCTCCTATGTGCAGGCCCTTGGCGAGGCGGCCCGCGACGGCGTCGACGTGCGCCTGCTCGTGCCGGGCTCGAGCGACGTGCCTGCCCTGCAGCCGATCGTGCGCGCGGGCTACCGCTCCCTCATCGAGGCGGGCATCCGGGTCTTCGAGTGGAACGGCTCGATGCTGCACGCCAAGACCGCCGTGGTGGACGGGCGCTGGGCCCGGGTGGGCTCCACCAATCTCAACCTCGCGAGCTGGGCGACGAACTGGGAACTCGACGTCATCGTCGAAGATGCCGACTTCGCAGGCCAGATGGAGGCCATGTATCTGGAGGACCTCGCCAACGCCACCGAGATCGTTCCAGGCTCGTATTCCCGTCGCAGGCGCGCACGCAACATGCGCTCCAGACGGAGCCCCCGCTTCAAGCGAGGCGGCGTACGCAGGCTCGCCGCCGGCGCCCTCGCCCTTTCGAGCAGCATCGGCAAGGCCATGGGGTCGCGCTCGCTCACCGCCACGGAAACCAGCAGCATCGCGATCATCGGCTGCGCGCTCCTGGCGCTGGCCGTGGCCATCACGGTCTTCCCGGTCGTGATCATCGCGCCCATCGTGATCGGCCTCATCTGGTTCGGCCTTGCGCTCCTGATTCGCTCCCTGCACCTGAAGCGCCGCGTGCGCCTGAGGCGGCGCAAGCTCGCAATCCGCAGGCGATTGAGTAAAATCAAGGACGAGGCTGCCTCTGCCGGGGAATGA
- the tolB gene encoding Tol-Pal system beta propeller repeat protein TolB: MAALAPAAQAQLTFRVGPGGQFQPMPIAVADFSGEGDLGQRVSGIISNNLQRSGYFVALDRSRFPERPSFDAAPRFDAWKMAGAQALVTGRVSRDPSGRLRAEFRLWDIDSGQQLTGQQYVTDANFWRRVGHIISDAVYTKITGFGGFFDTRVVFVEESGPKENRHKRLAIMDQDGANVRYLTQGENTVVSPRYSPVSQEIAYMSQAEGQQPRVQVINLETGSRQIVGNFPDMTSSPRFAPDGQRIVMSLQQGGNANIYMMNLGSQATTRLTSTGAIDTSPSFSPDGSQIVFESDRGGKQQLYVMGVDGSNQRRISFGDGSYSQPAWSPRGDYIAFTKQHSGGFAIGIMKPDGSGERILTEGFHNESPVWAPNGQYIMFFRDPGGQSGGKLYMVDITGRVEQPVPTPSFASDPTWSPLLSETRQ, translated from the coding sequence ATGGCGGCGCTCGCGCCTGCGGCCCAGGCGCAGCTCACATTCCGGGTCGGTCCCGGCGGCCAGTTCCAGCCCATGCCGATCGCCGTCGCCGATTTCTCGGGCGAGGGGGACCTCGGCCAGCGCGTCTCCGGCATCATCTCCAACAACCTGCAGCGTTCAGGCTATTTCGTGGCGCTCGACAGGTCGCGCTTTCCGGAGCGCCCGTCCTTCGATGCGGCTCCGCGCTTCGACGCATGGAAGATGGCAGGCGCCCAAGCTCTCGTGACGGGCCGTGTCTCGCGCGATCCGTCGGGCCGGCTGCGGGCCGAGTTCCGCCTCTGGGACATCGATTCCGGACAGCAGCTCACCGGTCAGCAATATGTGACCGACGCCAATTTCTGGCGCCGCGTCGGCCACATCATTTCCGATGCGGTCTATACGAAGATCACGGGCTTCGGCGGCTTCTTCGATACGCGCGTCGTCTTCGTCGAGGAATCCGGTCCGAAGGAGAACCGGCACAAGCGTCTGGCCATCATGGATCAGGACGGCGCCAATGTGCGCTACCTGACGCAGGGCGAGAACACCGTCGTGTCGCCGCGCTACTCGCCGGTGAGCCAGGAAATCGCCTATATGTCGCAGGCCGAGGGCCAGCAGCCGCGCGTGCAGGTGATCAACCTGGAAACCGGGTCACGCCAGATCGTCGGCAACTTCCCCGACATGACCTCCAGCCCGCGCTTCGCGCCGGATGGGCAGCGCATCGTCATGAGCCTGCAGCAGGGCGGCAATGCGAATATCTACATGATGAATCTCGGTTCGCAGGCGACCACGCGCCTCACCTCGACCGGCGCCATCGATACCTCGCCCTCGTTTTCTCCGGACGGGTCGCAGATCGTGTTCGAGAGCGACCGTGGCGGCAAGCAGCAGCTCTACGTGATGGGGGTCGACGGTTCCAACCAGCGCCGCATCTCCTTCGGCGACGGTTCCTATTCGCAGCCGGCCTGGTCCCCGCGCGGCGACTACATCGCCTTCACCAAGCAGCATTCCGGCGGCTTCGCCATCGGCATCATGAAGCCCGACGGTTCGGGCGAGCGCATCCTGACGGAAGGCTTCCACAACGAGAGCCCCGTCTGGGCTCCCAACGGCCAGTACATCATGTTCTTCCGCGATCCGGGCGGCCAGTCGGGCGGTAAGCTCTACATGGTGGACATCACCGGTCGCGTGGAGCAGCCCGTGCCGACGCCGTCCTTCGCGTCGGACCCGACCTGGTCTCCGCTGCTCAGCGAGACCCGTCAATGA
- a CDS encoding HdeD family acid-resistance protein, with translation MATGTSSSPSYDPLYRAESMSALLARNWWAVALRGVFAVIFALIAFFWPGATLLSFVLFFSAYMLVDGVFGIVSGIRAASRNERWGLLILEGILDIVVGAVAFLMPGLTVVFFVALLAVWSLITGILMVVAAFKLDPAFGRGWLIFSGLVSVLFGVALLVAPLVGAVVLTWWLGAYALVFGIALIVLAFRLRSRKDDLTGGTPLRA, from the coding sequence ATGGCGACCGGAACCTCCAGCTCACCTTCCTATGACCCGCTCTACCGTGCCGAATCCATGAGCGCGCTGCTCGCGCGCAACTGGTGGGCGGTGGCGCTGCGCGGCGTCTTTGCCGTCATCTTCGCGCTGATCGCCTTTTTCTGGCCGGGCGCGACGCTCCTGTCCTTCGTCCTGTTCTTCTCGGCCTATATGCTGGTCGACGGCGTGTTCGGCATCGTGTCGGGCATTCGCGCGGCCTCCCGCAACGAGCGCTGGGGCTTGCTGATTCTGGAAGGCATCCTCGACATCGTCGTCGGCGCCGTCGCCTTCCTGATGCCCGGCCTGACCGTGGTGTTCTTCGTCGCCCTGCTCGCCGTCTGGTCCCTGATCACCGGCATCCTGATGGTCGTTGCCGCCTTCAAGCTGGATCCGGCCTTCGGGCGCGGCTGGCTGATCTTCAGCGGTCTCGTGTCGGTTCTGTTCGGCGTGGCGCTTCTGGTCGCTCCTCTCGTCGGCGCAGTGGTCCTGACCTGGTGGCTCGGGGCCTATGCCCTGGTCTTCGGCATCGCGCTCATCGTCCTCGCCTTCAGGCTGCGCAGCAGGAAGGACGATCTGACCGGGGGCACGCCGCTGCGCGCCTGA
- the tolA gene encoding cell envelope integrity protein TolA: protein MKLKFNTSEPGFWVSGGVHVALLTAALIGLPYATEFPEAQEGIPVEVITDNQFSQITKGETDAKSVQPTPKPRADRIADKTEQRAPGEEKLDTPAPPKRPEDMKVADEEAAAAAAAAAKAAEQKAAQAKAEAEKKAAEKAEAEAIEKAKSEQAKAEAEAKARAEAKAKAEAEAEAKRVAEAKAKAKAEAEAKAKAEAEAKKVAEAKAKAEAEAKARKEAQVAKKLDMGDLKQFLDNKQKSQSSGATGAEVQKTASLGTATGTAAKLNPSQRDALMGILQEQIQRCYTAPISASGSDGTPPMLDIRLNQDGSLASEPTVLRAGSSSTDQAVASAALRAVRRCAPYRVPAQYMQFYSDWKVLNVQFDLS from the coding sequence TTGAAGCTGAAATTCAACACCTCCGAGCCGGGCTTCTGGGTTTCCGGCGGCGTCCACGTGGCGCTGCTGACGGCCGCCCTGATCGGATTGCCCTACGCCACCGAATTTCCCGAAGCGCAGGAAGGCATCCCGGTCGAAGTCATCACCGACAACCAGTTCTCGCAGATCACCAAGGGCGAGACGGATGCCAAGTCGGTGCAGCCCACGCCGAAGCCCCGCGCCGATCGCATCGCGGACAAGACCGAGCAGCGCGCTCCCGGCGAGGAGAAGCTCGATACGCCCGCGCCTCCGAAGCGCCCCGAAGACATGAAGGTCGCCGACGAGGAGGCCGCCGCGGCAGCGGCGGCTGCCGCCAAGGCAGCAGAGCAGAAGGCCGCGCAGGCCAAGGCGGAGGCGGAGAAGAAAGCGGCCGAGAAGGCCGAGGCCGAGGCCATCGAGAAAGCCAAGAGCGAGCAGGCGAAGGCGGAGGCGGAAGCCAAGGCGCGCGCCGAGGCCAAGGCGAAAGCCGAGGCCGAAGCGGAGGCCAAACGCGTCGCCGAGGCAAAAGCCAAGGCGAAGGCCGAAGCCGAAGCGAAGGCCAAGGCTGAGGCCGAGGCGAAGAAGGTCGCGGAGGCGAAAGCCAAGGCCGAGGCGGAAGCGAAGGCGCGCAAGGAAGCGCAGGTCGCCAAGAAGCTCGACATGGGCGATCTCAAGCAGTTCCTCGACAACAAACAGAAGAGCCAATCCAGCGGAGCCACCGGGGCGGAGGTTCAGAAGACCGCGTCTCTCGGCACGGCGACCGGGACGGCCGCGAAGCTCAATCCGAGTCAGCGCGACGCGCTCATGGGTATCCTGCAGGAGCAGATCCAGCGCTGCTACACCGCACCGATCAGCGCGTCGGGAAGCGACGGAACGCCGCCGATGCTCGATATCCGTCTCAATCAGGACGGTTCGCTGGCGAGCGAGCCGACCGTTCTTCGCGCAGGCAGCAGCAGCACGGACCAGGCCGTCGCGAGTGCCGCCTTGCGCGCCGTACGCCGCTGCGCCCCCTACCGCGTGCCTGCCCAGTACATGCAGTTCTATTCGGACTGGAAAGTTCTCAACGTCCAGTTCGACCTTTCCTGA
- a CDS encoding ExbD/TolR family protein yields the protein MAAGGAGGRRRRRAKRGGAINEINMTPFIDVMLVLLIIFMVAAPMMTAGVPIDLPETKAAPLNSDAKPVALSIKATGQVFLGEVELTDEAIVGKLAEVSKAGFDERIFVRGDKKVDYGRVAQVMAIVTTAGYKRVALVTATEQN from the coding sequence ATGGCAGCAGGCGGAGCGGGCGGACGCCGCCGAAGGCGGGCGAAGCGCGGTGGCGCGATCAACGAGATCAACATGACGCCGTTCATCGACGTCATGCTGGTGCTGCTCATCATCTTCATGGTGGCGGCCCCGATGATGACCGCCGGCGTGCCGATCGATCTGCCGGAAACGAAGGCGGCGCCCCTCAATTCCGACGCCAAGCCCGTGGCGCTCTCCATCAAGGCGACAGGGCAGGTGTTCTTGGGCGAGGTCGAGCTCACGGACGAGGCCATCGTGGGCAAGCTCGCCGAGGTGTCAAAGGCGGGCTTCGACGAGCGCATCTTCGTGCGCGGCGACAAGAAGGTCGATTACGGGCGTGTCGCCCAGGTCATGGCCATCGTGACAACCGCTGGCTACAAGCGGGTCGCGCTGGTGACGGCAACGGAACAGAACTAG